One genomic segment of Mycolicibacterium neworleansense includes these proteins:
- a CDS encoding GlxA family transcriptional regulator, with amino-acid sequence MGTKTVAALALDGVITYDLTCAVQMFRRGPDRTGAPRGFELVTCGVTPGPVETPDGFTLMVSHGLEALASADLVIVPGCVPRTGAPSDEVLAALVDAHQCGAVIASICVGAFVLAAAGLLDGRRATTHWEYCDDMRRLFPLVDLQPDALYIDDGDILTSAGLSAGMDLCLHLVRREMGAAAAADLARWNVMAPHRDGGQAQFIPPVRRPAGLEGLGPVLTWATQNLAEVGDVSTLAKASHLSLRTFNRRFGEQVGTTPKRWLDTQRVTRARELLEDTDLTMEAIAAQCGFGSVTAMRTQLRTTTATTPSAYRRAFRR; translated from the coding sequence ATGGGCACCAAGACCGTGGCGGCGCTGGCTCTCGACGGAGTGATCACCTACGACCTGACGTGCGCCGTGCAGATGTTCCGCCGGGGGCCAGACCGCACCGGCGCACCCCGGGGATTCGAACTGGTCACGTGCGGAGTGACGCCAGGTCCGGTCGAGACGCCAGACGGGTTCACCCTCATGGTCTCGCACGGCCTTGAAGCGCTGGCATCCGCAGACCTCGTCATCGTGCCCGGCTGCGTGCCTCGCACCGGCGCCCCATCCGACGAGGTCCTCGCGGCCCTCGTCGACGCGCATCAGTGTGGCGCGGTGATCGCAAGCATCTGCGTCGGCGCCTTCGTGCTCGCGGCTGCGGGTCTGCTCGACGGTCGGCGGGCCACCACGCACTGGGAGTACTGCGACGACATGCGTCGACTCTTCCCGTTGGTGGACCTACAGCCCGACGCCTTGTACATCGACGACGGCGACATCCTGACCTCCGCCGGCCTGTCGGCCGGCATGGATCTCTGCCTTCACCTGGTGCGCCGGGAAATGGGTGCGGCAGCGGCGGCCGACCTGGCTCGCTGGAATGTGATGGCGCCGCACCGAGACGGCGGCCAAGCGCAATTCATTCCGCCCGTCCGCAGACCGGCCGGCCTCGAGGGCCTCGGGCCGGTACTCACCTGGGCGACACAGAATTTGGCGGAAGTAGGCGATGTTTCGACCCTGGCCAAGGCATCCCACCTGAGCCTGCGGACCTTCAACCGCCGCTTCGGTGAGCAAGTCGGGACCACACCCAAACGCTGGCTGGACACCCAACGTGTCACCCGTGCGCGCGAACTACTGGAAGACACCGACCTCACCATGGAAGCCATTGCGGCACAGTGCGGTTTCGGGAGCGTGACAGCGATGCGGACCCAGTTGCGGACCACCACCGCGACCACTCCGAGCGCCTACCGCCGGGCCTTCCGGCGCTGA
- a CDS encoding TetR/AcrR family transcriptional regulator, which translates to MTGGQDNPPDAASKLRRRTDGRLDRSRDPAILDAALASLAENGYVNTNMNDIAARAGVGKAAIYRRWSSKAALITDALVYWRPDLLDDDAPDTGSLQGDFDELVRRAVRNDEEHFSYDLVLRAAVEATHDPHLASALDDLMLLKGRRVVTAILRQAAARGEVAADRDWSLVADVMTGMCLMRVISGQSIDAKFIRDVIDTLILPAVRASNG; encoded by the coding sequence GTGACGGGCGGCCAGGACAATCCGCCGGACGCGGCGTCGAAACTGCGCCGGCGCACCGACGGTCGACTCGACCGGTCCCGCGACCCGGCGATCCTCGATGCGGCGTTGGCTTCCTTGGCAGAGAACGGCTACGTCAACACCAACATGAACGACATCGCCGCGCGGGCCGGGGTGGGGAAGGCGGCGATCTACCGCCGCTGGTCGTCGAAGGCGGCGCTGATCACCGATGCGCTCGTGTACTGGCGACCAGACCTGCTGGACGATGACGCGCCCGATACCGGAAGTCTGCAAGGCGATTTCGACGAACTGGTACGTCGCGCGGTCCGCAACGACGAGGAGCACTTCTCCTACGATCTGGTGCTGCGGGCCGCGGTCGAGGCGACTCACGATCCGCACCTCGCCTCGGCCCTCGACGATCTGATGCTGCTCAAAGGCAGACGAGTGGTGACGGCGATCCTGCGGCAGGCCGCGGCGCGTGGTGAGGTGGCAGCCGACCGGGACTGGTCGCTGGTTGCCGACGTGATGACCGGGATGTGTCTGATGCGAGTGATCAGCGGGCAGAGCATCGACGCGAAGTTCATCCGGGATGTCATCGACACGTTGATCCTGCCCGCGGTGCGTGCATCGAACGGATGA